The following nucleotide sequence is from Mesobacillus jeotgali.
TGAAAAACAGAAGATCAAATATACCTTTTAACCTATAAACTAACCAGGGAGACACGGCAGCGGCCGTGTTCTCTTTTCGAATAAGAAAGCATAAAATTCAATTCAAGAATTGTCCAGCTCTAGCGCCTAGCCCCTCGAGTCGCTTGTCTAGCTGCGGCTCCTAACTCCTCGAGACGCTTCAGTCCTGCCAATGAAGTCAAAGAACGACTTCACTGTCAGGCCCTCCAGCGCTTGTCGGAGTTGGGCAGTCGCCTACGCTTTTCGAGTTCGGTCCGCCCGATGAAGTCAAAGAACGACTTCACCGGTCCGCCCACAAGCGCTTGTCGGGGCTGACCAAGGCGCTTGCGCTTTTCTATTGGGAGGAAATAAAAAATGATCCAAAAAACATTAACACAAATCGCTGAAATGGCAGGCGGATTGAATGATGTAAGCCAGTTTGCAGATGTCATCGTCAAAGGCGTTTCAATCGACACTCGCAAAATAGAGCCTGGAAATTTGTTCGTTCCTTTTAAAGGAGCACGGACAGATGGACATAACTTTGTGGCTGATGTCATCCAGAATGGGGGAGCTTCGGCAGCATTATGGCAAAAAGGTGTTCCGAATCCTCCGGAGGATTTGCCGGTCATTATCGTTGAAGATACAACGACCGCCTTGCAGGAGTTGGCTAGAAACTACCGCAACTCGCTTGATATCAAGGTTGTCGGGATTACCGGCAGCAACGGAAAAACGACGACAAAAGATATGACAGCGAATCTGCTGGCGCAAAAATACAAAGTGCAAAAGACCGAAGGAAACTTCAATAACCACCTTGGCCTTCCGCTGACGCTCCTTCGTTTGCGAGAAGATACGGAAGTCGCAGTACTTGAGATGGGCATGAGCAGCAAGGGTGAGATTGAATTTTTAACGAAAATGGGCCGTCCGGATGCTGTCATCATCACCAACATTGGTGAATCCCATCTGCTTGACCTTGGTTCCAGGGAAGCGATTGCCGACGCAAAGCTGGAAATCATCGAAGGCCTCCAGGAAAACGGGCTCATCATCTTCCATGGGGACGAGCCGCTTCTTCAAGAAAGACTGCAGGATTACAAAGGAAATGGCGTCCTGAAAACATTCGGGGCCAGCCAGGATAATGACTTGTATCCGGTCAAAATCGAGCCAATGGAAAATGGAAATAAGTTTACCACCAATCTTGGTAATGAAACTTTCTATCTTCCGGTACTCGGAAACCATAATATCCTGAATGCGCTGGCAGCCATGCTTGCGGCAGAGTTCCTCGGCGTTCCTTTTGAAAAAATGAATGATGGCTTTGCGAGCTTAAAGCTGACGCATATGAGGATGGAGCTTTCCGAAGGCGCTCATGGAGAAAAAATCATCAATGATGCCTATAATGCAAGCCCAACATCCATGAAGGCAGCAATTGACCTTGTCGCCAATCTGTCAGGCTACAGCCGCAAAATCCTTGTGCTGGGTGACATGCTGGAGCTTGGGCCAATGGAGGAGGAATACCATTACAAAGTCGGTTCTTCTCTCGATGCTGAAAAAGTCGACTATGTTTTCACATACGGCAAGCTTAGCGAATCCATTGCCAGAGGAGCAAAAGAGGTCCTTGGTGAGGATAGGGCATTTGCTTTCCAAGATAAACAACAATTAAGCGACAAACTGAAAAAGTATGTAACCGGTGAAACGATCGTCCTCGTCAAAGCATCACGCGGAATGGCGCTCGAAGAAGTCGTCCAATCGCTGCAATAATTATGACCCGCATCTAGATGTCCTGCTCCCAGGGCATCTTCTTGTTTTTAATCCAGCGCCTAGCCAGTTTCATACCTAAAACAGCTTCCTCAGGTGTCTTACGCTTTTTGTTCTTTTTAACTATATGATTACAAAAGCCTTTATCAAGGAAATTCCGGGTTAAATGATTTAAAATGGGGAAAGATTAAATACGAGAAAAACTAATGGGTGATTGGTTATGATAGGTTGTCTGTTAATCCATGGTTTTACCGGGTCTCCGTTTGAAGTGGAACCACTTGCCCAGTCGCTGAAAAAGAGGACCGATTGGAAAATAGTTGTTCCTACCCTGCCTGGCCATGGCAATGAGCTGAATTTGAAGGGAATCAAACATAATGAATGGATTGGCCATGCTGAAAACGAACTGAAGGCGTTATTGAAAGAGTGTGATACCGTCTATGTTGTTGGATTTTCGATGGGCGGGCTGATTGCCAGCTATCTTGCCTCGACTTATCCTGTTGATAAGCTTGTCCTGCTCAGCGCTGCTGCTTATTATGTGAACCCAAAACAGCTTGCATTCGATATTAAGGAAATGATGAGGGACACGTTTAAAGGAAAACTTAGAGAAAATGAATTATTCAAGCGTTATACACGAAAAATCAAAGAAACACCCATGACCGCTACCTTGCAGTTTCGCAGGCTTGTGACTAAAATCAAGCCTATTCTCAACGATGTAAAGGTGCCTACCTTGATCGCACAAGGCGAGAGCGACGGCATCGTGCCCCCGAAAAGCGCCCGTTATCTATATGAAAATATTGGCGCTGAAGAAAAACGGCTGATTTTTTATAAGAACTCCAAACATCTGATCTGTCACTGTGATGAAAAAGAACACTTATTTAATGAGGTATATGCTTTTTTGACCGCCAAGTCGATTGAAGGAATTAGAAGTTGAAGCAATTCCTCAAAAATTGCTTTTCCTTCCTAAAGATGGTATCATGAATATTGAGTGTCTAACTGAGAAAATCCTTTAAGCGGACATACTCCCGTGCTGGAGAATGTCTTTTTTTGCTAATATTTCAGGTTCTGTGCTTCAGCGTATTGTAATTGCTGATTCAGCCCTGCTTAAAACACAAGGTGCAAACACCTATTTGCCGTATAGGTACGATAAAATTGACCAGAATCAGAAATGGTTTGGATCCTTAAACAGCCACTTAAATAACGATGCATCGGAGAAACCGGTGCGGGATAAATGTGAACATAAAGGAGAATGAGCAAAGTTGACAATGTTTCAAGACATGGGCATTAGCCCCGCAACATTAAAAGCTGTAAAGAATATGGGTTTTGAGGAAGCAACTCCAATTCAGGCAGAGACGATTCCAATCAGCCTTCAGAATAAAGACGTGATTGGCCAGGCGCAGACAGGTACTGGGAAGACTGCTGCTTTCGGTATTCCTCTAGTGGAAAAAATCAAGAAAGAAAACCATAATATCCAGGGAATCATCATCGCGCCAACTCGTGAATTGGCCATCCAGGTTTCCGAGGAATTATATAAAATCGGTGCTGGCAAGAGAGTAGGCGTTCTTGCAATCTACGGCGGCCAGGATATCAACCGCCAGATCCGCGCATTGAAAAAAGGGCCTCACATCATCGTCGGAACGCCAGGGCGACTTCTTGATCACATCAACAGAAAGACAATCCGTCTTGATAATGTTGAAACTGTGATCCTTGACGAAGCAGATGAAATGCTGAACATGGGCTTCATCGAAGATATCGAATCTATCCTTGCGAAGATCCCTAGCGAACGCCAGACATTATTGTTCTCGGCAACAATGCCAGGACCAATCCGCAAAATCGCTGAGCGCTTCATGAAGGACCCGGAAGTTGTTCGTGTCAAAGCGAAGGAAATGACAGTTCCTTTGATCGAGCAATTCTATGTTGAAGTACAGGAGAAGAACAAGTTCGATGTTCTTACACGACTTCTTGATATCCAATCTCCGGAATTGGCAATCATCTTCGGACGCACGAAGCGCCGTGTTGATGAGCTTGCTGAAGCATTGAACCTTCGCGGCTACACTGCTGAAGGAATCCACGGAGACCTGACCCAGGCGAAGCGTATGTCCGTTCTAAGAAAGTTCAAGGAAGGATCAATCGACGTATTAGTTGCGACAGACGTTGCAGCACGTGGACTTGATATTTCCGGAGTAACGCATGTTTACAACTTCGATATCCCTCAGGATCCTGAAAGCTATGTACACCGTATCGGTCGTACTGGCCGTGCAGGTAAAGAGGGTATGGCGATCACTTTCGTTACACACAGAGAGACTTCTTACCTTCATGTAGTCGAAAAGACAACTAAGAAGCGTATGGAAAAAATGACTGCACCTACCCTGGACCAAGCACTTGAAGGCCAACAAAGAGCAGTTGTTGACAAGATTACACAAACAATCGAGTCAAATAACCTTCAATACTACCGCCAGGCTGCAGATGAGCTATTGAAAAATCATGATGCTCAAACAGTCGTTGCTTCCGTATTGAAAATGCTGACTAAAGAGCCTGATACAACTCCTGTTAAGCTTACTGAGGAAAAACCTCTTCCAAACAGAAGAGACAAAAAGCCTCAAGGAGACCGCAGAAGATACGATAACAGAGGCGGCGATGGACGCAATAAAAAGCCTTATAAGCCACGCTCTGGAACAAAACGCACTAGCGGCGGCAGCAGAGAAGGCGGCGGCTACAAATCAAGACCTTCACGCTAAAATAAACACACAACCCCCGGTTTTTAACTAAACCAGGGGTTTTTACATGCTTTTTTCAAGTGAAAGGCGACCAATTTATATGAACCCGACTATTTTGACCCAAACTCTAGAGAGATTCTTTAACATTTCGCGATAATTCGACCACATTTCAGGATAATTCGACCACATTTCGTAATAATTCGACCACATTCCGCGATAATTCAACCACATCACAGGATAATTCGGCCAACCTCATCTAATGTATTAATTTTACCAGTCCACCATCTATCGACTTTGGACATACTACCAATAAAAAAACGGGGGTGGCTGATATGACGATTGTTAGGCTTGGATATGTAGCGATGAGTGAGGAGTTGAAGAATGCCTCTCCGTCACAGACGATGACATACAAGCAATTCCAGGGAATCAAGGACAGGGACGCAGCCATCAATAAGCTGGAGAGAATCGCGGTATCCAATCTTGAGAACTGCCTGCGCCTTCTCAGGCACAGCAAAGCGAACGAAATTCATTTTTTCCGGCTGAGCTCGAGGCTGATACCGCTCGCCAACCATGAGGAACTTTCCGATTGGAAGTATATGCGTGCGTTAAAGGAGCCATTAAAGGATATAGCAGACTTTTTACAGGAAAATCCGATGCGTGTTGATTTTCACCCAGATCATTTTGTACTGCTGAATACGCTGAAGACCGAAACCCTGAACAATTCAATCAAGACTCTTGCAATGCATCATGCCTTATTAAAGGGGATGGAAATCGATCCCGAACATCGATGTGTCCTCCATGTCGGAGGTGTCTATGAGAACCGGGAAAAAGCACTGGAGCAATTCATCCATAATTGGGGACTTGTTTCAACCAGGCTGCAAGACATGATCATGCTGGAAAATGATGATACATCGTTCACGCTGCATGATACGCTGTACCTTTGCGAAAAGCTTGGGATCCCGCTGGTCTTCGATTACCATCATCATCTAGCTCATTATGAAAACATAAACTGGCAGGAGCAGTGGGGTCGAATCGTCGGCACATGGGAGAACTCGAAGCTGCCGGTGAAAATGCATATTTCTAGTCCTCGTTCCGAAAAAGAGTTCCGGGCGCACGCCGAATATGTGGATACTGATATGTTCATGGATTTTCTTAACGGAATAAAAGGTTCAGTCCCAGAAATCCACTGCATGATTGAAGCGAAAAAGAAGGATTTAGCCCTGTTCAAGCTTGCTGAAGAACTAAAACTAAAGCCGGAAGTGGAGGCCATTGACGGCAGCAGCTTCAAGATAAAATAATAAGAATCCTCATGCCGATAGCGCATTTTCCTCCCAATTTAGTGCCATACTGATGTGTTATTGTTGTATACTTAGGAAGGTGCTATTAAATGGAAAATTAGGAGGAAGCTTTTATGACGATTTCTGAGCCGCAAAAGCGGATTTCCGAGCAGGCGCTGACTGTCTGGAAAATTGCCGCTGGCCTCCATTCCCTGGTGGTATGGATATTAGCGGGCGGTTTGATCGCCATTACAATTATATTTGACTTACCTAAATGGATTATTGCTGCAGCTATAGCTGTGGCTGCTGTATATAGCTATTTATTCATCATTTTATTGCCAACGCTGCGCTGGAAACGCTGGCGCTATGAAGTAAGGGAGCAGGAGATTGAGCTTCAATATGGCGTATTCATCATAAAGAGGACGCTTATTCCGATGATCCGTGTCCAGCATGTTGATACACAGCAGGGCCCTTTATTGCGAAAATACCGTTTATCGACGGTGACGGTCTCGACTGCTGCGACCATCCATGAAATACCTGCGCTGGATATGGAAGAAGCCGAAAATTTGAGGACCTCCATCTCGAGGCTTGCAAGGGTGGCGGATGAAGATGTCTGATCCGAAAAGGCTGCATCCGATTGCCGCTGTCGTCAATGCGCTTCGCCAGCTAAAGGAAATGATCATCCCGTTCTTGATCTTCGTCGTTTTTGGCAGCAGGGGAACGGACTGGGACCTTTTTTATTTTTTTGGTTCAATTGGGGTTGTCGTGCTTGTTTTAGTTTACGGAGTTTTGTCATGGTACAGATTTACATATCGCATCGAGCAAGGCGAATTGCGAATCGAATACGGGTTGATTGTCAGGAAGAAGCGATACATACCGTTCGACCGGATTCAAAGCCTTGATTTGTCAGAAGGAATTTTACAGCGGCTGTTCGGCCTTGTGAAGGTGAAGGTGGAGACAGCCGGCTCAGGCGGAATGGGACTCCAGGATGGAGAGGCGGTCCTTACGGCGATCACAAAGCAGGATGCACAGGAAATCCACGATTATCTCGTTTCTATCAAAAAATCCGGGCAAATCCTGGAGGGGGAAGAGGTACCCGAATCCTCCGATGATCTGCTATATAAAATCTCTGTTTCAGAGCTATTGATGCTGGCATCAACATCAGGCGGGGTCGGTGTAGTCATTTCCGCGGTGCTTGCGTTCGTATTCCAATTTGAAGAGTTCATTCCGTATGAACAGATTTTTGATGGAGTCGAGCACTTTGTCCAGAACGGGGTTGTTTTTATCAGTGTCGTAGTTTTTCTCGGGTTCCTGCTGGCGTGGATCATTGCGCTATTTGGCACGATGCTGAAATACGCTAATTTTACCGTAAGAAAAGTGGATAATGACCTTGTCATCACACGAGGGTTGCTGGAAAAACGGCAGTTCACGATTCCGCTTAATCGGATCCAGGCCGTCCGCATCAGCGAAAACCTCGTCAGGCAGCCGCTGGGCTATGCTTCGGCATTTGTGGAAAGTGCGGGCGGGTCGGCGCTTGACCAGGAAAGCTCGAAGGTCCTCATCCTTCCAATCGTAAAAAAAAGAAAAATCCCCGGCCTGCTTGAACCGCATTTGACGGAGTACCACTTCCGTGTCAATATCAATCCTGCACCAGGGCGGGCCTACAGCAGATACTTATTAAAAGGCTGGCTGTTTACACTGCCGGTCCTCATCGCAGCCATCTGGTTTTTGAGACCATGGGGCTTTGGCTCGCTGCTCTTGCTTCCAGTCTCGGCGGTATGGTCCTATCTTAATTATAAGGATGCAGGCTGGAGCCTTGACAATGGGATGCTGACATTCCGATATCGCAATATTGTTAAGAACACGGTGTATATGAGGAAAAATAAAGTCCAGTCCTTCAGCATGAAAGAAAGCTTTTTTCAGCGGAAAAAGAAACTGGCTACCGTCGAAGCAATTGTCAAATCCGGGCATGGCGGCGCTGGCGGCAAAGTCATTGACCTTGAAAAAAAGCATGTTGACATGATGTATAACTGGTACTCACATGAAGTTAATGAGTAAGAACAAAAAAGCGCCCTTGAGGCGCTTTTTATTACCTTTTATAAATGGCGGCTCCGGTTAGAAAACCTGCAAGCATACCAAAAATATGTGCCGTAATATTGATGTTCGATTGGACGAATGTCATGACCACGGCAATGATGGCAATCGTCATGATTGTCTGGGAGTTTTCACGTGACATCATGGCTTTTCGGAACATTGTGATAGAAATATAGAAACCGAAAAGTCCGAAGATGGCTCCGCTAGAACCAACATGTGTGTAGGTCAGCGGCTCGAGAATCAGGGTAGCGATGTTTGCGGCGATGCCTGTAGCGAGATAGAGCAGGATGAATTTTGTTTTGCCAAGCAGCTGCTCGAGTGCCGGGCCGAACAACACGAGCGAAAAGCTGTTGAACAGCATATGCGCAAACCCTGCATGCATGAAGATCGGTGTGACAAGCCGCCAGTATTCGCCGTTCACAACGTACAAGTTCACACCGGCCAGAAGTCCAAACAGGTATTTGCTCGGGAAGATTGGCAATGCCGTCAACAGATATAATATGATATGGATGGCAATGATGATGGTAATAACAGGGTAAAATCTAATGAAGTCGCGCAAGCTTTCTGTTCTTGTAAACATGGAAACCTCCTCGGTCCTCATAATCGTGAGGTTTGGTTATTTTTAAATTGGTAAAAGTCCTAATCTAAAGGATAGCCCTAATGAACGAAAGTTGTACACTATTTTCTATGCGCATTTCATCTTTTTTAGAAGGGAGCTGGAAAAATGATCATCGGAACAGGAATCGATATCGTGGAAATCGGAAGAATCCGCAAACTGGCAGAGTCGCAGCCGCGCTTTGCCGAGAGGGTTTTAACGGAAAAAGAAAGAGAAGTTTATAAACAATATAATGAACGGAGAGGAATTGAATTCCTTGCCGGACGCTGGGCAGCGAAGGAAGCTTTTTCAAAAGCGAAAGGGACTGGCATCGGCAAAGAATTGTCCTTCATGGATATCGAAATCGAGCACGACCCACACGGAAGGCCAATCGTCACAAAGCCTTATATGGAGGGGGTACACCTTTCTATTTCTCACAGTGAGCATTATGCTATCGCACAGGTGGTCATCGAAAAAATTTAAAATGCTTGTCAATCCCGGGGGCATATTCGCCCAGGTTGTCTCATATATTCATAATGCAGTAAGGGAGACAAGGCTAGGGCGGCGAGAACAAGGCTGCACGAAGACAACTCAAGCATTTTTGCAGCCAGTGTCTTATTCCTGTCCTTTCTTTCCCTTTACACGTTTAAATGAGACTAAAAGGGGTTGGAAGAATGAAGAAAAGGTTATTGCTGCTTCTCGCCGGGCTCATGGTTATTTTTGCTCTGGCTGCCTGCGGTACAAAATCACAGGAATCTGTGGTTAAGGAGTTGGATGGAACGCTCGAAGATCTGAAGAGTTACAAGGCTAAGGCAAAGATGACATTACAAATGGGCACGGAGCCGCAAGTGTATGATGTGGAGATTTGGCATAAAGATCCGTCATTTTACCGCGTGAACCTGAAGAATGCCCAGAAGGACCAAAGCCAGATGATCCTCAGGAATGATGAAGGAGTTTTTGTTCTTACGCCTGCCCTTAACAAAAGCTTCAAATTCCAGAGCGACTGGCCGAAGAACAGCAGCCAGGCTTATCTGTACGAATCTTTAATCACTGATATTCTCGAGGATAAGCAAGCGAAATTCTCGGCGACCAAGGAGCATTATGTGTTCGAAACGAAAACAAGGTACCAGAACAATAAGATGCTTCCAATCCAGGAAATCAAGCTGAACAAAAAGAGCCTGGCGCCGGTTAGTGTGAAGGTGATGGATCCAGACCGCAATGCGCTGGTGACGGTTGAATTCTCTGACGTGAAATTCGACGCAAGTTTTGATAAAGATGCGTTTGATATGAAAAAGAACATGACAGGTGCTCAGCTTGAGGTACCGGTTATGGCAGATGTAGAAGACAAGGAATTCACAGTGAAATACCCAGTGGCTGAAATCCCAGGCGTGACTTTGATTGATGAAAAGGAAATCACGACTGAGGATGGAAAGCGCGTCGTATTGACCTATGATGGCGAAAAGTCCTTCACGCTGATCCAGGAAAAAGCAGACGCGATGCCTGCAATGTCCTCTGCGATCAACATGACTGGAAAACCTGTCGACCTAGGATTCACGATTGGAGCCATGAATGAAACCTCTGTATCCTGGACCCACCTTGGAGTCGATTATATGCTGGCTTCAACAGATCTATCACCAGAAGAACTGGAAATGGTCGCAAAATCAGTTCTGGCCGATATGGAAAAATAAAAATTCAAATGCAGGCTCAGTGTAACCTGGGCCTGTTTTTTTATGAGTATTGATGCAAGAAAAGGGATTATTTTGCTTATTTTTTTTAGCTAAACCTGCGTTTTTCTGCCACGAACTTTCCACTCGAAAAATCCGTATATATTATCCATTTGACATTGAGTTCTATCGGTTTGATAATAAAACAATAAAAATAATGTTCGGGTTGAAGGAAGTGGAGTTTCGTTGGAGGAGCAAGGATTTTTTTACCGTGATACATGGGCAGAGGTAGACCTTGATCACGTCAGGGCAAATGTGGAGCGGATTAAGGGCCACCTGCCTAAAAATGTTGAATTTATTGCCGTGGTGAAGGCCAATGCTTACGGCCATGGGGATTCACAGGTGGCAGAAGCGGCTATAGCAGCGGGAGCATCGATGCTGGCTGTCGCGTTCATGGATGAAGCCCTCGCGCTCAGAAAGAAGGGAATCACCGCACCGATCCTTGTACTGGGAGCCAGCCGGCCGGAGGATGTGAACATCGCGGCCGAGGAGGATATCATCCTGACTGTTTTCCAGAAGGATTGGCTGGAAAAAGCGCGTCAAGTACTAAAAGCAGATGCTTCCCTGTCACTTCATATAAAAATAGACACAGGTATGGGCCGTATCGGTATTCGATCTGTAGAAGAATTGAAGACTGCGGAAAAATTGATTGATGAGGATGAAAGACTCCAGCTGCACGGCATCTATACCCATTATGCGACAGCGGATGAATTGGATGACTCATATTTTAACAAGCAGCTTGCCTTGTTCCAGGAAATGCTCGGTGCCATAGAAACGCAGCCGCCTGTTGTCCACAGCAGCAACAGTGCCGCCGCTCTGATGCATGGAGATGCCCGCTTCAACGCGGTAAGGGTCGGAATTGCGATGTACGGCCTGGCCCCGTCAATGGAGATCGCACCTGAATTGCCGGTCGA
It contains:
- the acpS gene encoding holo-ACP synthase; the encoded protein is MIIGTGIDIVEIGRIRKLAESQPRFAERVLTEKEREVYKQYNERRGIEFLAGRWAAKEAFSKAKGTGIGKELSFMDIEIEHDPHGRPIVTKPYMEGVHLSISHSEHYAIAQVVIEKI
- a CDS encoding DEAD/DEAH box helicase produces the protein MTMFQDMGISPATLKAVKNMGFEEATPIQAETIPISLQNKDVIGQAQTGTGKTAAFGIPLVEKIKKENHNIQGIIIAPTRELAIQVSEELYKIGAGKRVGVLAIYGGQDINRQIRALKKGPHIIVGTPGRLLDHINRKTIRLDNVETVILDEADEMLNMGFIEDIESILAKIPSERQTLLFSATMPGPIRKIAERFMKDPEVVRVKAKEMTVPLIEQFYVEVQEKNKFDVLTRLLDIQSPELAIIFGRTKRRVDELAEALNLRGYTAEGIHGDLTQAKRMSVLRKFKEGSIDVLVATDVAARGLDISGVTHVYNFDIPQDPESYVHRIGRTGRAGKEGMAITFVTHRETSYLHVVEKTTKKRMEKMTAPTLDQALEGQQRAVVDKITQTIESNNLQYYRQAADELLKNHDAQTVVASVLKMLTKEPDTTPVKLTEEKPLPNRRDKKPQGDRRRYDNRGGDGRNKKPYKPRSGTKRTSGGSREGGGYKSRPSR
- a CDS encoding UDP-N-acetylmuramoyl-tripeptide--D-alanyl-D-alanine ligase; this translates as MIQKTLTQIAEMAGGLNDVSQFADVIVKGVSIDTRKIEPGNLFVPFKGARTDGHNFVADVIQNGGASAALWQKGVPNPPEDLPVIIVEDTTTALQELARNYRNSLDIKVVGITGSNGKTTTKDMTANLLAQKYKVQKTEGNFNNHLGLPLTLLRLREDTEVAVLEMGMSSKGEIEFLTKMGRPDAVIITNIGESHLLDLGSREAIADAKLEIIEGLQENGLIIFHGDEPLLQERLQDYKGNGVLKTFGASQDNDLYPVKIEPMENGNKFTTNLGNETFYLPVLGNHNILNALAAMLAAEFLGVPFEKMNDGFASLKLTHMRMELSEGAHGEKIINDAYNASPTSMKAAIDLVANLSGYSRKILVLGDMLELGPMEEEYHYKVGSSLDAEKVDYVFTYGKLSESIARGAKEVLGEDRAFAFQDKQQLSDKLKKYVTGETIVLVKASRGMALEEVVQSLQ
- a CDS encoding PH domain-containing protein, whose amino-acid sequence is MSDPKRLHPIAAVVNALRQLKEMIIPFLIFVVFGSRGTDWDLFYFFGSIGVVVLVLVYGVLSWYRFTYRIEQGELRIEYGLIVRKKRYIPFDRIQSLDLSEGILQRLFGLVKVKVETAGSGGMGLQDGEAVLTAITKQDAQEIHDYLVSIKKSGQILEGEEVPESSDDLLYKISVSELLMLASTSGGVGVVISAVLAFVFQFEEFIPYEQIFDGVEHFVQNGVVFISVVVFLGFLLAWIIALFGTMLKYANFTVRKVDNDLVITRGLLEKRQFTIPLNRIQAVRISENLVRQPLGYASAFVESAGGSALDQESSKVLILPIVKKRKIPGLLEPHLTEYHFRVNINPAPGRAYSRYLLKGWLFTLPVLIAAIWFLRPWGFGSLLLLPVSAVWSYLNYKDAGWSLDNGMLTFRYRNIVKNTVYMRKNKVQSFSMKESFFQRKKKLATVEAIVKSGHGGAGGKVIDLEKKHVDMMYNWYSHEVNE
- a CDS encoding PH domain-containing protein — encoded protein: MTISEPQKRISEQALTVWKIAAGLHSLVVWILAGGLIAITIIFDLPKWIIAAAIAVAAVYSYLFIILLPTLRWKRWRYEVREQEIELQYGVFIIKRTLIPMIRVQHVDTQQGPLLRKYRLSTVTVSTAATIHEIPALDMEEAENLRTSISRLARVADEDV
- a CDS encoding alpha/beta hydrolase produces the protein MIGCLLIHGFTGSPFEVEPLAQSLKKRTDWKIVVPTLPGHGNELNLKGIKHNEWIGHAENELKALLKECDTVYVVGFSMGGLIASYLASTYPVDKLVLLSAAAYYVNPKQLAFDIKEMMRDTFKGKLRENELFKRYTRKIKETPMTATLQFRRLVTKIKPILNDVKVPTLIAQGESDGIVPPKSARYLYENIGAEEKRLIFYKNSKHLICHCDEKEHLFNEVYAFLTAKSIEGIRS
- the uvsE gene encoding UV DNA damage repair endonuclease UvsE, which codes for MTIVRLGYVAMSEELKNASPSQTMTYKQFQGIKDRDAAINKLERIAVSNLENCLRLLRHSKANEIHFFRLSSRLIPLANHEELSDWKYMRALKEPLKDIADFLQENPMRVDFHPDHFVLLNTLKTETLNNSIKTLAMHHALLKGMEIDPEHRCVLHVGGVYENREKALEQFIHNWGLVSTRLQDMIMLENDDTSFTLHDTLYLCEKLGIPLVFDYHHHLAHYENINWQEQWGRIVGTWENSKLPVKMHISSPRSEKEFRAHAEYVDTDMFMDFLNGIKGSVPEIHCMIEAKKKDLALFKLAEELKLKPEVEAIDGSSFKIK
- a CDS encoding LolA family protein encodes the protein MKKRLLLLLAGLMVIFALAACGTKSQESVVKELDGTLEDLKSYKAKAKMTLQMGTEPQVYDVEIWHKDPSFYRVNLKNAQKDQSQMILRNDEGVFVLTPALNKSFKFQSDWPKNSSQAYLYESLITDILEDKQAKFSATKEHYVFETKTRYQNNKMLPIQEIKLNKKSLAPVSVKVMDPDRNALVTVEFSDVKFDASFDKDAFDMKKNMTGAQLEVPVMADVEDKEFTVKYPVAEIPGVTLIDEKEITTEDGKRVVLTYDGEKSFTLIQEKADAMPAMSSAINMTGKPVDLGFTIGAMNETSVSWTHLGVDYMLASTDLSPEELEMVAKSVLADMEK
- a CDS encoding rhomboid family intramembrane serine protease — protein: MFTRTESLRDFIRFYPVITIIIAIHIILYLLTALPIFPSKYLFGLLAGVNLYVVNGEYWRLVTPIFMHAGFAHMLFNSFSLVLFGPALEQLLGKTKFILLYLATGIAANIATLILEPLTYTHVGSSGAIFGLFGFYISITMFRKAMMSRENSQTIMTIAIIAVVMTFVQSNINITAHIFGMLAGFLTGAAIYKR
- the alr gene encoding alanine racemase; translation: MEEQGFFYRDTWAEVDLDHVRANVERIKGHLPKNVEFIAVVKANAYGHGDSQVAEAAIAAGASMLAVAFMDEALALRKKGITAPILVLGASRPEDVNIAAEEDIILTVFQKDWLEKARQVLKADASLSLHIKIDTGMGRIGIRSVEELKTAEKLIDEDERLQLHGIYTHYATADELDDSYFNKQLALFQEMLGAIETQPPVVHSSNSAAALMHGDARFNAVRVGIAMYGLAPSMEIAPELPVELQEAFTLHSRLVHVKKLEKGEKVSYGATYEAPEEIWVGTLPIGYADGWIRRLQGQELLVDGKRSPIIGRICMDQCMVKLPYEVPVGTIATLIGSQGQESISINEIASKLETINYEVPCIISSRVPRLYRQNGKVVDLNNSLL